From the genome of Cryptococcus neoformans var. grubii H99 chromosome 11, complete sequence:
TATTTGTCTGTATCTTTAAAGGAAAGATAATTTTCAGCGGTCTATGGATTGAGTCCGCTTCCTGCTGTTCCCCTCGCCCCGCTCCCCCTCCTGGAatgtttcttctctctccaaaaGATGCTGACGGCTTGCGCCTTGACAGATGGCGGTGAAGAACTGTTTCATCCGAGGGTCTGTAGTGCGGTATGTGCGGATGGCTGCGCGATCGGTGGACACTACGCTGCTGGAGGATGCTACGAGGCGAGGTGAGTTTCGTGTTTCGGGTGCTGGCGGGTATGCTGACGGAGGGTATGCAGAggcgaaggaaggaaagaaataGAGAAGGGTGTGCGGGAGTTGGCCATAGGCTTTTGTACAAGATATATGCATGATACATTACAGGAGATATATTTTATGTGACCTGTCCCAGGCACGGGGGAGGGTGGCCCGCCAACGGGCGAAAAGATGGACAAATAAATAATTCGACACTTCTCTTTCACTCGCCCACGTAGACACCCAGCGATGCTCCTCGTCTCCCGTACCCGTCTCTTCCCCCGCCCGCTCCTTTCCCCCCTTTCCTGCCCCCTCCTACTCCGCACACGCGTGCTCACCACCTCTGCCATCCGCCGCACCTCGCTCCCCCCGACTGTCCCTCGCGTCTCCACAGAGCTCGTCCACCCCAAGgagcaacaacaaaaacaacTGCCAGCGCAACCACCCACAGTCTTCGACAAAATCCTCCCACAATGGGCTCAAGGCGCCAAACCCTACCTCTATCTCACCAGGCTCGATAAGCCCATCGGCTCCGTCCTCCTCTACTGGCCCTGCGGTGCGTTCTTCGTCCCATGCATCTTGTCCTGGCAAGGCACTGATACCCATAACAGCGTGGTCCATAACAATGGCATCTACGGTGCATCACCTTCCCCCTACCACTCCTCTATTCTACATGTCCCTCTTCGCCGTGGGAGCAGTCATCATGCGAGGTGCAGGGTGCACCATTAATGACATGTGGGATTGGAAGATGGACGCCAAGGTCGGTACGTCACCTTTGCCCTCCCAAAGACGAAATGTTCAAATGTTCGCGAGCTTACCGGATAGCAATGAATGTAGAGAGGACAAAGACGAGACCTTTGGCCGCCGGCGATGTTACTCAATTCGGGGCTCTCACATTCCTTGGAGCTCAGCTTACTGCAGGCCTTGCCGTGCTAACCCAACTTAATTGGTATAGGTGAGTTGCTTATGATTCTGGTATCAACCTAGGaccaaaaagaaagaaaataaAAAACTGATTCAAAACTAGCATCGTCCTGGGAGCTTCCTCATTAGGATTGGTAGTCATCTACCCGTTCATGAAGCGTATCACATACTTCCCTCAAGTTGTGCTAGGTACGCACTACCATCTCACTTTTGTCCTTTGTGGACAGACGCTGACCTTATGACATAGGTTTTGCATTCAACTGGGGTGCTCTTCTCGGCTGGTCAGCCGTTGCCGGTGCTGTTGACTGGACAATCGCGACGCCCATGTACCTCGGGGGTGCGGCTTGGTGTGTCGCCTACGACATCATCTACGCTCATCAGGTGAGTTAGACAGCTTTAGACAGGTAACGTGCAACAAGGAGTCTGACGAGACTTTTaggacaagaaggacgaTGTCATCGCTGGTGTAAAGTCCATGGCCCTCCGATTCCCCGACACTTCTCGCCAAGTCATCTCCACTCTATCCGCCTCGTTCGTCTCACTCCTGACCTTTACTGGCTACATGGCCGGTCTCGGACCACTGTACTATCTCATTTCTTGCGGTGGTGCCGCTGCACACCTTGCCTGGCAATGCTTAACTGTCAACTTTGACAGCCGACCTGACTGCTGGAAAAAGTTTAGTTCTAATGGATGGCTAGGTGGCTTGATCTGGTCTGGTATCGCGGCAGATTACGTCCAGCAGGTCATGTTTGGGGTGCCTGCTTGAGAAACCAAGTTACAGAAAAGGGACAAAAAACCGGCTGTGTACATGCATGGTAGGACAAAAAAGCTCATTGTACGTTGGTATCCTTATCATGGGGTGCCTGTGATGTTACTCAGTGCACGATTGTAAATTATGACACCCAACTTACCACCAAGGAAATCGCTTGCCTTGTCAGCTTGCGTCTGCCAGTCGTCTTTGAATGCGGCGATCCCAACTAATACACCGGCCGCAAAAACTATGTAAAGGTAAACCACTCGAGCGTATCGCTTGCCTGAGCAATGACTTACAGCAACAAGCAATAATAAGCCAGAAAGCACCTAGAAATCTATCAACTCACGGTTCCACCATGCAGTCCAAAAGAATACACACCCCAAAACCGAGAACCGCAGCACCCAATCATATGGGCATACTCGGAGGCATCAGAAGTGTTTACTTTGCGTGCCAGAGTGTCCTGAAATTGGGTTGTTAGCATACTGTGTTGCGCCGTCTCTCATGGAGGCTACTTGCATCAATGATATCCCACTATGCGTACATCAGTACGTGCAATATCAATGTCCGTTACGACTTACAATTGCATAAAAACAAGACATGACGCCGATGAATAGTATCAAAAACCTCAACGCGACACTCTGAGCCACCAACCAACACACCTGCTTCTAGTTAGCCCTCTGTCGTCTTTTGTGGTCTCGACCCACCAAGACCAGTCCGACCATCAAGGCAATTGTAGCCCAAGCCACCCAGCTGGATCGTGCCCACCAAAGCGTAAGAATCCAAATGAATGCCAGCACAAGACATGCTACTTTAGAAGCATTGGTGTCGAATCCCTATGAGCGCGTAAATATCACAATCGATGCGGACTCAGAGCCTTTTTATCCTTACACATGCGACTAGACAAGCGCCAATGAATGATGAACCAAGGTACCCAGCAGGCAGCGTGATCTTCAAACAGTTAGCcaaaatcttcttctctgaaGCTGAATAAGATGATACCGCTGGTATACCGCCCCTCATCCTTGTcgatcctccttcttgaggGTCAAGCGTAATCTTCTCCACCGTGGCACATGTCAAGACCTACCCAATGAATGATTGAGTATAGATATCGGACACAGCAATAATACAACTCACACCTGCCAAGGCATGCGACCTGGACAACATGATTCAATATCGGGGACGTTCGTAAGGGAAAAAGCGTATATCTTACATTTCATGCAATCCTACCGTCTGTGAATCTAGTCAGTTTTAGATATTCAGTATTCAGAAGCTGCCACGCATACCAAGAGCTTGAATGGATATATAAGTTTTTCTAATATTGGTACTGTATTGGTCAGGTTAGATCGTTGCCTCGACCAGCTCGTTATTGGGGGTCAAATATGGAACTCACCATGCCTATAGTTGTTAGCGGGACTAGATTGAGATGTGGCAAATACAAAGTCAAAACTTACCACTACATTGTTGCACAGTCGAAAATTGTACATATGGGCTATTTAGTCCGGCATCTTGGAAATCACGACCTTACATACCACTACTCGGGTGGGTCAATTGAGCTTATTTTAAAGCTCGAAGAAATCACCTACAGATAGCAATAGCAACGATATAGCATGCAGCGACTATTAGAGTCACTCTGAAGCAGTAATTGCTGTTAGTCGGTGGTTCTTGTAGTCTTATAACGCAGTCGTTATAGGAGTCGACTCACTTTTGTGTGTCATTGGGTGTCAGCTGCTCTGCGATGTCTCTCCTGGGATAGTAATGGGATGGAGCGCGGTAGGAGTGGATTGTAGGTGCCATATCAGCCTGTAAAGGTGTGAGGataaaagaagaagaagaaaaagggtTCCAATCAAAAGCTGTGTGCGACGTTGGAAGACTGCGGGAAAACACAGTCAACCG
Proteins encoded in this window:
- a CDS encoding 4-hydroxybenzoate polyprenyl transferase — its product is MLLVSRTRLFPRPLLSPLSCPLLLRTRVLTTSAIRRTSLPPTVPRVSTELVHPKEQQQKQLPAQPPTVFDKILPQWAQGAKPYLYLTRLDKPIGSVLLYWPCAWSITMASTVHHLPPTTPLFYMSLFAVGAVIMRGAGCTINDMWDWKMDAKVERTKTRPLAAGDVTQFGALTFLGAQLTAGLAVLTQLNWYSIVLGASSLGLVVIYPFMKRITYFPQVVLGFAFNWGALLGWSAVAGAVDWTIATPMYLGGAAWCVAYDIIYAHQDKKDDVIAGVKSMALRFPDTSRQVISTLSASFVSLLTFTGYMAGLGPLYYLISCGGAAAHLAWQCLTVNFDSRPDCWKKFSSNGWLGGLIWSGIAADYVQQVMFGVPA